The sequence CCCAAATGTCCAACGTGGgaatatacaataatatattattattattcatgCAAGTCAACCTGAGGGTAACTAGCGTCTTAGGTTGATATATAATCCTCCAAGATGAAGTCATTTGGAGACTCAACACATTCATTTTTCTTATATACTCTCCTAGCAATGATTCTCTCTATTGCGAACTTGTGCAAGACGATTATGCAAGGTTGACTATAGCAAAGTTGTCAAAGTTCATCTCAAGGTATCTTGTGCAAATCAGATCCAGACTTCTGTTGCTTCACCTTATCATCTGTTGTTAATGAAGGGTTGCATCCATCACTGATTTCTTGAACTACAATCTGAGATAAGTCTTGTAAACTATCcatatttgagataatacatatcacaTTTAAAGGCTAGGTTTTTCACCTCCACaggggaggttttcccagggtgtCGGTGTCTTGTGTTTTACTGTTGTTACTGTTCTTGTGTCttttgttttattattgttgtttctTATACACAGTCTGATTGTAATCAAATTGGTTAAATTAACATCTGACTTctttaaaatcaacatggtatcaaagccaagtccaggctaggagccccaagcacatgggAGGTGtgacttaaggggggggtgttggtgttggacaCCCGAActgacgatggattggtccaagaggggccagtagctcagtggtagagcactccaacaatgtatggaaggtccgaggttcgagtcctagctggtccacgTCTCAACATGGTATCCCTTCTTTGGGCGAATTCTAACATTCTTTGGCATAATGTCCAAACTTGTCGCATCTGAAGCAACAGACACAtgaaagatcccttggcttcttccttgaatcaaAAGTTGGAGGTCTaaagtctctatctcttttgaagttgttcttcttccaatgatCCCCCTTTCTTCTAACATGTTGGGATGCAAGCACATGTTAATCTCCTCCATGAGAGCCTTTATGCATTTCTCTGGCAGCTAGGCGAGACTCCTCTTGAATACAAGCTGACCCGAGGTGATCGAAGGAAGGGAATTCaactcttccacttatgctttgaatgaaggAATCCCAAGAGTCGGGAAGACCATTCAACACAAccatgacaatatccttgtccaCAACCTCACTTCCAGTGGTGTtgagttggtccttcaattctgaaatcttcatgaagaagtACATGACCGAATCTCCTTTGCACATTTTGACTTGAAGAAGTTGTTTCCTCAATGTGAGTGTTCGGctgatgttgttgatctcatatatcTCTTCTAGATGTTTGAACATCTCTCGTGATGTCTTCAATTTGGAGATGACTGACACAAGGTGATCCTTCACGGAATCAATAAGAAACTTCTTTGCTTTGAGAGCATTCTTCTTGAATCGCTTTAGCTCTTCCGGATCCAAAGGTTCAAACAGATCCATATCTTCTACAAACTATAACAACTCTAATTCTTCAAGAGCAAGGAGGACATgaaccttccatgatgtgaaattgagggcaccttcaagtctatcctctactttcagacttgtaaccatcttgcaaaactaatAAAAGCAAACTAAAAGTGAAGAGcaactaataatctgattatttgAATGAACCTAAAGCTTGGAAGTtagctatggatgaagagtatcaatccatcatcaagaatgatgtctgggatgttgtgcctagacctaaaggtaagtctgttatttcttccaaatggttgtttaaaattaaacatgttgttgatgttagtatagagaaatataaagctagatttgtagctcatggtttttctcaaaaggaaggcatagattatgaaaaaatatttgttcttgttgctagatatacttctgttagaactattatagctattgttgtagccaaaggttggaaattacatcaaatggatgtaaagattgccttccttaatggtgttattgaggaagaagtctatattgaataacCTGAAGGCtatgagattcataatagagaaactcatgtatgcagattgaagaaagttctctacggcctcaagca is a genomic window of Cryptomeria japonica chromosome 7, Sugi_1.0, whole genome shotgun sequence containing:
- the LOC131856567 gene encoding uncharacterized protein LOC131856567, with translation MDLFEPLDPEELKRFKKNALKAKKFLIDSVKDHLVSVISKLKTSREMFKHLEEIYEINNISRTLTLRKQLLQVKMCKGDSVMYFFMKISELKDQLNTTGSEVVDKDIVMVVLNGLPDSWDSFIQSISGRVEFPSFDHLGSACIQEESRLAAREMHKGSHGGD